From a region of the Desulforegula conservatrix Mb1Pa genome:
- the tyrS gene encoding tyrosine--tRNA ligase, with product MNVLDVLKERGFIESTTHEDELREYLSKPPASCYIGFDPTASSLHVGSLVPIMSLAHMQRCGHKPIALVGGGTGMIGDPSGKTEMRQLLTPEIIEENKTGIKGQLARFIDFNDGRAELVDNADWLLGLEYISFLRDIGRYFSVNRMIKAESYKMRLESDEGLAFIEFNYMILQAYDFLKLSETHNCMLQMGGSDQWGNIVAGVDLVRRVSQKQAFGITFPLITTSSGIKMGKTHKGAVWLDPERTTPYEYYQFWVNSDDQDVERFLALFTFLPMDEIREVKKLEGADLNSVKSILAYEATRLAHGRQAADDAVRAAASLFGGRTIPSDILPSSQIDRSPADESASSVPTSEILYSDAIKGINVVDLLYSMGLVKSKGEARRMIEQGGVYLNSERALSVDDKVTEGSFKDSEILVRLGKKRYHKIICKKSA from the coding sequence ATGAATGTGCTTGATGTGCTTAAGGAGAGGGGATTTATTGAGAGCACGACTCACGAAGACGAGCTTCGTGAGTATTTGTCAAAGCCCCCGGCATCCTGCTATATCGGATTTGATCCAACGGCTTCGAGTCTGCATGTTGGAAGTCTTGTTCCAATAATGTCTCTTGCTCATATGCAGCGCTGTGGCCACAAGCCGATAGCCCTTGTTGGCGGCGGAACAGGTATGATTGGAGATCCGAGCGGTAAGACAGAAATGCGTCAGCTTCTGACTCCGGAGATAATTGAAGAGAACAAGACAGGGATAAAGGGCCAACTTGCAAGATTCATAGATTTTAATGATGGCAGGGCTGAGCTTGTAGATAATGCTGACTGGCTGCTTGGTCTGGAGTACATATCTTTCCTGAGGGATATAGGCAGGTATTTTAGCGTCAACAGAATGATCAAGGCCGAAAGCTATAAGATGAGACTTGAATCTGATGAGGGGCTCGCGTTCATAGAATTCAATTATATGATTCTTCAGGCCTATGACTTTCTGAAATTGTCAGAAACTCACAACTGTATGCTTCAGATGGGAGGGAGTGATCAGTGGGGCAATATAGTCGCTGGCGTTGATCTTGTGAGAAGAGTTTCACAAAAACAGGCATTTGGAATTACTTTCCCCCTAATAACTACAAGCAGCGGAATAAAGATGGGAAAGACCCATAAAGGTGCTGTCTGGCTGGATCCTGAAAGAACGACTCCTTACGAGTACTATCAGTTCTGGGTGAATTCGGATGATCAGGACGTGGAAAGATTCCTTGCATTGTTTACATTTTTGCCCATGGACGAGATTCGGGAAGTAAAGAAACTTGAAGGCGCTGATCTAAATTCGGTAAAATCCATTCTTGCATATGAAGCGACAAGACTGGCTCATGGGAGACAGGCTGCAGATGATGCTGTAAGAGCCGCTGCAAGCCTGTTCGGGGGAAGAACCATACCTTCGGATATTTTGCCCTCAAGCCAAATAGATAGATCTCCAGCTGATGAATCAGCTTCCTCAGTTCCAACGAGTGAGATTCTGTATTCAGATGCTATAAAAGGTATAAACGTGGTTGATCTGCTTTATTCAATGGGGCTGGTAAAATCCAAGGGCGAGGCGAGACGCATGATAGAGCAGGGAGGGGTTTATCTGAATTCTGAAAGAGCTCTTTCTGTTGATGATAAAGTGACTGAAGGGTCTTTTAAAGACTCGGAGATTCTGGTGCGTTTAGGAAAAAAACGTTATCATAAAATCATATGCAAAAAAAGTGCTTGA